One Gouania willdenowi unplaced genomic scaffold, fGouWil2.1 scaffold_261_arrow_ctg1, whole genome shotgun sequence DNA segment encodes these proteins:
- the LOC114459099 gene encoding basic salivary proline-rich protein 4-like, whose protein sequence is MSHQPTPSATSRSPTPHGGHLRPHTRRHETPPRRQHSPEDGGPQATRPTPPKAAWRHTERQPVPGRRAGERAPIRPNQRPTPGEPPPRHSAHGARRTQPADQPPLTRIRKGKNHRPPPHTPTQHNSRGGPRTGKAPPNLRHAAHTGPCGPPRNKAEAPRQAGGATHSSTTPPSDPGCRRHPRAVAPHPRPPRPGATTITTSCPPDRPTPKLTHPTQPCPPPRRKPQLPPPVPRADRNPPTPNPAGEQAPEQRKRRRGERDSGTESKGIERQKNTQAPSPTGPPDVYGGGRRAKSNSPGSRGHPERTHAHEEAPKPPRPPHKPREILVYSLINVLVKNGAGSSLAG, encoded by the exons aTGTCCCACCAACCCACACCAAGTGCCACCAGCAGATCCCCCACTCCCCACGGAGGCCACCTCCGGCCACACACGCGCCGACACGAGACACctccccgacgccagcacagcccggaggacggCGGGCCTCAGGCCACCCGCCCCACCCCGCCAAAGGCAGCGTGGCGCCACACCGAACGGCAGCCAGTTCCCGGGCGGAGGGCAGGAGAACGCGCCCCAATACGCCCCAACCAAAGACCCACCCCGGGGGAACCCCCGCCCCGGCACAGCGCCCATGGGGCCCGGCGCACCCAACCAGCAGACCAGCCACCCCTGACGCGGATCCGCAAGGGCAAGAACCACAGGCCGCCCccccacacacccacccagcacaaCTCCAGGGGGGGCCCCCGCACAGGCAAGGCCCCACCAAACCTCCGTCACGCGGCGCATACCGGCCCATGCGGCCCCCCAA GGAACAAAGCCGAGGCTCCCAGACAGGCGGGCGGAGCGACCCACAGCAGCACCacgccacccagcgacccaggatGTAGGCGCCACCCCCGAGCAGTAGCCCCCCACCCCAGACCCCCCCGACCAGGAGCCACAACCATCACCACGTCATGCCCCCCCGACAGGCCCACCCCCAAGCTAACCCACCCGACGCAGCCctgcccgccccccaggcgaaAGCCACAGCTCCCCCCACCAGTACCCCGGGCCGACAGGAACCCCCCAACGCCCAACCCAGCAGGAGAGCAGGCGCCAGAGCAAAGGAAAAGGAGGAGGGGAGAACGGGACAGTGGGACAGAGAGCAAGGGGATAGAGCGGCAGAAAAACACGCAGGCCCCCAGCCCCACGGGCCCCCCAGACGTGTAcggagggggcaggagagcaaaaTCAAACAGCCCAGGGTCCAGAGGACATCCAGAAAGAACACACGCCCATGAAGAGGCACCCAAGCCACccaggccaccccacaagcccaggGAGATCCTGGTCTACAGTTTGATTAATGTGTTAGTAAAGAATGGTGCTGGCAGTTCGCTTGCAGGTTAG